In a genomic window of Nodosilinea sp. E11:
- a CDS encoding DUF2165 domain-containing protein: MAVRISKTLLVASIGLLAAVIVLNNLTDYNANFQYIQHVLTMDTVLPESRLTWRAIASPQLHQIIYAVIMVIEGAIALLCLGGATALFQAIGEDGVTFNRAKTTATYGLTLAFLFWFVGFMVVAGEWFTMWQSADWNGQQPAFRFIGCVGFVLLYLNLPDHNLET; the protein is encoded by the coding sequence ATGGCGGTTCGAATTTCAAAAACTCTACTGGTGGCGTCTATTGGCCTGTTGGCGGCAGTGATCGTATTGAACAACCTGACCGATTACAACGCCAATTTTCAATACATTCAGCATGTGCTCACCATGGATACGGTCTTGCCAGAGAGCCGGTTGACCTGGCGGGCGATCGCGTCGCCCCAGCTACACCAGATCATCTATGCCGTCATTATGGTGATTGAGGGGGCGATCGCGCTGCTGTGCCTGGGAGGCGCAACGGCACTCTTCCAGGCGATTGGGGAAGATGGCGTCACCTTTAATCGGGCTAAAACCACCGCCACCTACGGGTTAACCCTGGCCTTTCTGTTCTGGTTTGTGGGGTTTATGGTGGTTGCCGGCGAGTGGTTCACCATGTGGCAATCAGCCGACTGGAATGGACAACAGCCGGCCTTTCGATTTATTGGTTGCGTAGGCTTTGTGCTGCTTTACCTTAACCTACCTGACCACAACCTAGAGACCTAG
- a CDS encoding N-acetylmannosamine-6-phosphate 2-epimerase, whose product MKTILELLRGGLVVSCQAPAESPLHRAEVIAAMAEAALLNGAVGVRIDSPDHIQAVRAGSDRPIIGLWKQVIPPSAVYITPQFHHAAAVAQAGGDIIAIDATDRPRPGDETLADLIQQIHDRLGKPVMADIDTLDNALKAIDAGADCVGTTLFGYTAATQTEAPPGLALLQDLVQQCSVPVICEGGIASPAQARQALDLGAYAVVVGTAITGIDSLVKGYVETLT is encoded by the coding sequence TTGAAAACTATTCTGGAACTCTTGCGTGGGGGCTTGGTGGTATCGTGCCAAGCCCCCGCCGAGTCACCCCTGCACCGGGCTGAGGTGATTGCCGCCATGGCTGAGGCGGCTCTGCTTAACGGGGCGGTTGGGGTACGTATCGATAGCCCTGACCACATTCAGGCGGTGCGGGCCGGTAGCGATCGCCCGATCATTGGCCTTTGGAAGCAGGTGATACCACCCTCTGCGGTCTATATCACGCCTCAGTTTCACCATGCGGCCGCCGTAGCCCAGGCCGGTGGCGACATCATTGCGATCGATGCCACCGATCGCCCGCGCCCAGGTGATGAAACCCTGGCCGATCTAATTCAACAGATTCACGATCGCCTGGGAAAACCCGTGATGGCCGATATCGATACCCTCGACAATGCTCTCAAGGCCATAGATGCCGGCGCAGACTGCGTCGGCACTACCCTGTTTGGCTACACCGCAGCTACCCAGACTGAGGCACCGCCTGGGCTGGCGCTGCTTCAAGACCTGGTGCAGCAATGCTCGGTGCCAGTCATCTGTGAAGGGGGCATTGCCTCTCCGGCCCAGGCCCGACAGGCCCTTGATTTAGGGGCCTACGCCGTGGTTGTTGGCACGGCAATCACCGGGATTGATAGCTTGGTCAAGGGATATGTTGAGACTCTTACCTAG
- a CDS encoding photosystem II reaction center protein J, giving the protein MLQSGRIPLWIVATVAGTGVLVVVGLFFYGAYAGVGSAM; this is encoded by the coding sequence ATGCTTCAGAGTGGACGAATTCCGTTGTGGATTGTGGCAACCGTTGCCGGTACTGGCGTACTGGTTGTAGTAGGTCTCTTTTTCTACGGTGCCTACGCTGGTGTTGGCTCTGCTATGTAG
- a CDS encoding photosystem II reaction center protein L gives MERSPNPNKQPVELNRTSLFLGLLMVFVLGLLFSSYFFN, from the coding sequence ATGGAACGTAGTCCAAATCCTAACAAGCAACCTGTAGAACTGAACCGCACATCCCTATTTCTAGGTTTGTTGATGGTTTTCGTCCTCGGCCTGCTGTTTTCTAGCTACTTCTTCAACTAG
- the psbF gene encoding cytochrome b559 subunit beta, which produces MQSNSPNDQITYPIFTVRWLAVHTLGVPSVFFLGAIAAMQFIQR; this is translated from the coding sequence ATGCAAAGCAATTCTCCTAACGATCAAATCACCTACCCGATCTTCACCGTGCGCTGGCTGGCCGTGCATACCCTAGGGGTACCCAGCGTCTTTTTCCTCGGGGCGATCGCGGCAATGCAGTTTATTCAACGATAA
- the psbE gene encoding cytochrome b559 subunit alpha — protein sequence MAGSTGERPFGDIVTSIRYWIIHSITIPMLFIAGWLFVSTGLAYDAFGTPRPNDYYPDNQMQLPIVTDRFEAKDQIDMFSNR from the coding sequence ATGGCAGGTTCTACAGGTGAGCGCCCGTTTGGCGACATCGTAACGAGTATTCGCTACTGGATTATCCATAGCATTACCATTCCCATGCTGTTTATTGCGGGTTGGCTGTTTGTCAGCACTGGCCTGGCCTACGATGCTTTTGGCACACCCCGACCCAACGACTATTACCCCGACAACCAAATGCAGCTGCCGATCGTGACCGATCGCTTTGAAGCGAAAGATCAGATCGACATGTTCTCGAATCGATAG
- a CDS encoding photosynthesis system II assembly factor Ycf48, which yields MHAAFDWLKRGLVMLVAVVLATGCSGYFLADADVHPWELVNVPIEATLADVAFTQDANHGWIVGNRNTLLETKDGGETWKVRELALGDQPYTFTSVDFAGEEGWVTGIPSVLLHTPDGGTTWENVPLSKELPGSPFLITAVGPKSAELATDIGAIYRTEDGGRTWKALVQGAVGVVRNMVRSDDGRYVAVSSRGNFYSTWAVGQDQWIPHNRQNSRRLQNMGFDKDGKLWVIARGGQVRFSNSRASDDFTEALSPEFGTSWGLLDMAFRTANEVWVTGGGGNLLCSFDGGETWFKDQSVGDVPSNFYKVKFLGPDKGFILGQQGTILKYSPETV from the coding sequence ATGCACGCTGCGTTTGACTGGTTGAAGCGAGGCCTGGTGATGCTGGTAGCTGTAGTGCTAGCAACCGGCTGCTCGGGTTACTTTTTGGCGGACGCAGATGTGCATCCTTGGGAGCTCGTCAATGTGCCAATAGAAGCCACCTTGGCGGATGTCGCCTTTACCCAAGACGCCAACCACGGCTGGATCGTAGGCAACCGCAACACCCTGCTTGAAACCAAGGATGGGGGCGAGACGTGGAAAGTCCGCGAACTTGCCTTAGGCGATCAGCCCTACACGTTTACCTCAGTCGACTTTGCTGGGGAAGAGGGCTGGGTTACAGGGATTCCATCGGTGTTGCTGCACACGCCCGATGGCGGCACAACTTGGGAAAACGTGCCCTTAAGCAAAGAGCTGCCGGGTTCGCCCTTCTTGATCACGGCGGTGGGGCCTAAGTCGGCTGAGTTGGCCACCGACATCGGTGCTATCTATCGCACCGAAGACGGCGGACGCACCTGGAAAGCTCTGGTGCAAGGGGCTGTGGGCGTTGTGCGCAACATGGTGCGCTCCGATGATGGTCGCTATGTGGCCGTGTCGTCTCGGGGCAACTTTTACTCGACCTGGGCGGTAGGCCAAGACCAGTGGATTCCCCACAATCGCCAGAACTCAAGGCGGCTACAAAATATGGGGTTTGATAAGGATGGCAAGCTCTGGGTAATCGCCCGAGGCGGCCAGGTGCGGTTTTCTAACAGCCGCGCTTCCGATGACTTCACCGAGGCACTTAGCCCTGAGTTTGGTACAAGCTGGGGACTGCTCGATATGGCTTTTCGCACCGCTAATGAGGTTTGGGTGACCGGGGGCGGCGGCAACCTGCTGTGCAGCTTTGATGGCGGTGAGACCTGGTTTAAGGATCAATCGGTTGGCGATGTGCCCTCTAACTTTTACAAGGTCAAATTTTTAGGCCCCGACAAAGGCTTTATCTTGGGTCAGCAGGGCACCATTCTCAAGTACAGTCCAGAGACTGTCTAG
- a CDS encoding rubredoxin, translating into MDCYECRACGYSYEPVKGDSRAKISQGTAFEDLPINWRCPVCGASKKQFSNIGPVNAPSGFKENLNYGLGVNRLTPAQKNVLIFSALALGFIFFISLYGLR; encoded by the coding sequence ATGGACTGCTACGAGTGCCGCGCCTGTGGCTACTCCTACGAACCGGTGAAGGGTGACAGCCGGGCCAAGATTTCTCAAGGCACAGCCTTTGAGGATCTCCCTATCAACTGGCGCTGCCCGGTGTGTGGGGCCTCTAAGAAGCAGTTCAGCAATATCGGCCCCGTCAATGCTCCTTCTGGATTTAAAGAAAACCTGAACTACGGCCTGGGCGTAAATCGCCTAACTCCGGCGCAGAAAAATGTTTTGATTTTTAGCGCTCTAGCGCTGGGTTTCATCTTTTTTATTAGCCTCTACGGCTTAAGGTAG
- the ndhC gene encoding photosynthetic/respiratory NAD(P)H-quinone oxidoreductase subunit C, with amino-acid sequence MFVLSGYEYFLVFLLISCLVPVAALTASKLLRPISRGPARRTTYESGMEPIGGAWIQFNIRYYMFALVFVIFDVETVFLYPWAVAFNQLGLLAFIEALIFIAILVVGLVYAWRKGALEWS; translated from the coding sequence GTGTTCGTCTTATCTGGCTACGAGTATTTTTTAGTCTTTTTACTCATATCCTGTCTGGTGCCGGTGGCGGCCTTGACAGCCTCTAAATTGCTACGCCCGATCAGCCGTGGCCCCGCTCGCAGAACCACCTACGAGTCGGGTATGGAACCCATTGGGGGTGCGTGGATCCAGTTCAACATTCGCTACTATATGTTTGCCCTGGTCTTCGTGATCTTCGATGTAGAAACGGTGTTCTTGTATCCCTGGGCGGTGGCATTTAATCAGCTGGGCTTGTTAGCCTTTATAGAGGCACTGATTTTTATTGCCATCTTAGTTGTCGGTCTTGTGTACGCCTGGCGCAAAGGAGCCTTGGAATGGTCATGA